GTGCTTTGAAGGGTGGAGAGGATATTAAAGAGAGgacctgcagagggacaggcaggggagaCACAAGGAGAGAGGCGAGGTTGGACCCCGGCTGGGGGCTTCGACACTCAGAGACCTCTTCCTGCGGTTCGTCCGGCCGGCAGCCGTGCACGGGCAGATCCAGTCCTTTCCCGAGAGTTTCGGGGTGACTTCACAGGTGCGGGATGTCCgtgcccctgtccctctgccccgCACTATTGCCTTAGTGTTGGGCTGGCCACCTGGTGCCTTTCCATGGTGATGGCGGAACGGGGGAGGACAGAGGGGGAggtgagaggagcagggcagggagtgagCCTCTCCCCTGTTCCGAGGCTGTCCGTAGAGGCTGTGAGATGAGCAGGAATATCTGGAGCTACCAAAGTTGCAGGGATGCTTCTGGCACTGGGAAAGGCTGCCTTTCCCGTGGCTGAGCTGGTGTCGGAGCAGCGGAGTGGGAAGGAGTTTGCGAGAAGTTTGGGGTGGGTGGGGTGAATGCTTGGGGCAGTGGGTTAGGGTTGCCGTGGGATGGCAGCCGCAGGGGCTATCGCTGCCTGCGGGTCTCTCCGGCGGGGTGCCCGGGGCTGGCGGGGATGGGAGGTGGGCGGGAGGGATGGAACAGGGTTAGCTGCCCAGGCCACGTCGATGCAGGGGCCTTGGCGTGAAGTTGCCGACCGGGACGCGGCGCAGGGACGACTGGGCTGGGCGGGCGGGCCGGTGGCGCCCCGGGGCACGAAACCAGGCGGGCTGCGGGAAGCCAGGTGCCCCGGCAAGAATCAGGCCGGGAGCTCGGCAGCGGTTCGGGGGCAGGCGGGAGGAGGGCGCGGTTTGGCTGGCCCGGGGCTCCCGGcgggccagcagcagccccgggcccggtgccgggcgggcgggcgcgtCCCGCCAGAGGGGGCAGTGCAGATCGGCGCTGCCGGGCACGGCGCCGCGCTCGGCCCGGCCGGGGGACTGCCCCAGCCCCTAGCCGGGCACTGATCATCCCTCGCTGCCCTGTGGTGACGTTTAGATTCAAAAGCGCTTCCCAGAATGTTTGCACGGCTGGTGGTCCCGGTTGGAGGCGGTGGCTGGCAAAACGAGTCCCTTGGTCGGGACTACCGCAGCCCCTgcgcggggctgggggcgggaGGGCGGCAGTGCTCTCCCGAGAGCTGGGGAGACGTCGGTGAGATCTCTTATTTCTTCTCCAGGTAGTTCAACACAAGTTTCTGTCTCAAGGAAGGGGACCCGGCAGCCAGACGGCCTGCGGGCGCCCTGTGCTTAAGGACAGCCTGGGTCCGAAGGCCAGGGGAATCTGCGGGGCTTGGGGAATCTGGAGAGAGGGAGGTGGACACGTAGGCGCGGGGCTTCCGCTCGCCGTTGTCAAAattggagaaaaggaaaggaaaaatggaagatCACGTAAAAACCATGAGAGACTGAGGCAGCAGTGCACGCCCTGTGCCAATGTgcaaaagaaagtgaaaataaaagaagcatgGAACTTAAGTGAGAAGATGGAAATCAGGATAAATGGGTAGACAGACAGACATTGATCTTTACTGATATTAGAGAAAAAGGTCTGAATAAAGAAGGGGACGTTTAATTTGATGATGAaagggggatggatggatggatggctggatggatggatggatggatggatggatggatggatggatggataaatggacagaatgggggaaaaatagaaaatctgGGAAGACGAAAACAACCCCCCACCTTTCTAGCGTTTGTGGACAGAAACAAGTGAATAAGGgggcagagaaagagaaaggataagaaaggaaaggataaaaggaaaagaaaggaaaggaaaggaaaataagtaaAGAGTAAAGAGGTTTTTAAGAGCCGTCAAACACTTGGTAGACATGAGAATTagaacagaaaagctgaaacatTTATGGCGGCCTGCGCCGAGGTGATTTCCCCATTGGCATTTTATGGAGCTCCTAAATCTCAGCTTTACGCTGTTTTGAGCtgtaagaattatttttcaccgcacttttcttttttaggttCACTTCCAGTTTCCATTGCGAGTGCCCcggagcaggaggagcagcttcCCCCGAGGAAGCGCCTCCCGTCGGGCAGCGGGCAGCGGGCGCTGGCCCCTCCCGGCTCTCCAGCCCTGGCCACCCTCGGCagcccgggggtcccgggggtaGCAGCAGGAGCGGCTCGGTCAGGGCCAATACGAAGAAGCAACAGTTCCCTGGCAAGACGAGGGAAGGGAAGAACCTGCTTTTCCCCCGGGCAAGGCTTTCTTCGGGATGGGGAGGGAGCAAGTGGCGGCACGGCTGGGCTGCCTTGCTCCGCTGCTCTTGCCAGGCGCGGGGGCTAGTGTTGGGGAACAGCTACGGGAGCAACAAAAAATAGACCTCAAGGTGCAAGAAGTGAGGAAGCAGtggctctcccttcccagacAGCCTGTCCTTACACGCCGTCTCCACGTCGATGGAAAACTCCAGACCTCGGTGGAAAACTCCAATACTCCAGGCACTAGTAATGATAAGAGGAACAATAATGACAACAATGATAATGTGTTTCCGTATATTAAagcatagaaaataaatatcctCCTACATCCATTGCCTCTCTGGTCCCCAGATCTCTTGGACACGCTgagttttcagtat
The DNA window shown above is from Oenanthe melanoleuca isolate GR-GAL-2019-014 chromosome 6, OMel1.0, whole genome shotgun sequence and carries:
- the LOC130255015 gene encoding uncharacterized protein LOC130255015 isoform X2; the protein is MFARLVVPVGGGGWQNESLGRDYRSPCAGLGAGGRQCSPESWGDVGSLPVSIASAPEQEEQLPPRKRLPSGSGQRALAPPGSPALATLGSPGVPGVAAGAARSGPIRRSNSSLARRGKGRTCFSPGQGFLRDGEGASGGTAGLPCSAALARRGG
- the LOC130255015 gene encoding uncharacterized protein LOC130255015 isoform X1, translated to MFARLVVPVGGGGWQNESLGRDYRSPCAGLGAGGRQCSPESWGDVGEISYFFSRFTSSFHCECPGAGGAASPEEAPPVGQRAAGAGPSRLSSPGHPRQPGGPGGSSRSGSVRANTKKQQFPGKTREGKNLLFPRARLSSGWGGSKWRHGWAALLRCSCQARGLVLGNSYGSNKK
- the LOC130255015 gene encoding translation initiation factor IF-2-like isoform X3; protein product: MEGLARPPGAPGGRRGKAPGAAAGREGTERGSARLSLPAAGSAAAPCEAPAVNAWEPSPSRGAEADTRKEKGHLSGSLPVSIASAPEQEEQLPPRKRLPSGSGQRALAPPGSPALATLGSPGVPGVAAGAARSGPIRRSNSSLARRGKGRTCFSPGQGFLRDGEGASGGTAGLPCSAALARRGG